A region of the Paraburkholderia flava genome:
GACCGGTCATGCTAGCGATGCGTGTGAGGAGCGCCAACGAAGTGTTGGTCATATGGTTATCAGGCACAATCTGCAATCACCTGCCTGCTTCCAGCCCCCCACAATGACCACCCCCGACCGCGCCGCACTACTCAACGATCGCCTCGACTGGAACCTGCTGCGCACGTTTCTCGTCATCGCGCGCGAGCAGAGCGTCAGCCGTGCAGCGGCGCGGCTGCACATCACGCAGCCTGCAGTCAGTCATGCGCTGCGGCGGCTCGAAGAACAGCTCGGACGAAAACTCGTCCAGCGCAACGGACCGCGCATCGAGATCACACCGGCCGGCGAGGAAGTGCGCGAACTCGCCGAGGAAATCTACGGCAGCATCTCGCGGCTCGCCGACGAACAGCGCGGCCCGCTCGCAGAGGTCCGCCTCGACATCACCGGACACGTACGACTCATCACCGTGAGCGGCGTCGCGTTTCCGCTGTACGACGAATTTCTCGCGCAGTTTCATCGCCGCTATCCGGGCATCGATTTCGACGTGCAGGTGCTGCGCAGTGCCGATATCGTCAGCGCACTGCTGCAACGCACGGCCACCGCGGCGCTCGCGCTCACGCGTCACACCGGCAAGCGCATCGAGCATCAGGTGTTCATGCCGGAGCGTTACGCGCTCTATTGCGGCAAGCATCATCCGCTGTTCGGCCGCAGCGGGCTCACCACCGCGGATCTGCTGAACGAGAACTTCGTGTCGTTCGCCGCCGATCAGATCGGCGATTCGCTGTCGGCGCTCACGTGGTTCCGCGACAAGCACGGCTTCGCGGGACGCGTCGTCGCGACGTCCGCGAGCGTGAACGAAGTACGTCGGTTGATCTATGCGGGGTTCGGGATCGGCTGTCTGCCGGAGCACGTCGCACGCGACGAAGTCGAGCGCGGCCGGATGATGCGTCTGCCGCCCGACGAAGGCGTCGCGGACGTCGACGTTCTGCTGCTATGGGTCGGCGATCAGAAATTCCGCGCAGCCGAGCAGGTGTTTCTCGATGAAACGCGGGAGTTCGCGCGGGAATATCTGGGACGTCTGTGACGCACGCTAACGTGCAGCGATATTCATTCGTCCGGCAACACCGATTTGCCGCGCCGTTTGCGCGGCTTCGGTTCGA
Encoded here:
- a CDS encoding LysR family transcriptional regulator, which gives rise to MTTPDRAALLNDRLDWNLLRTFLVIAREQSVSRAAARLHITQPAVSHALRRLEEQLGRKLVQRNGPRIEITPAGEEVRELAEEIYGSISRLADEQRGPLAEVRLDITGHVRLITVSGVAFPLYDEFLAQFHRRYPGIDFDVQVLRSADIVSALLQRTATAALALTRHTGKRIEHQVFMPERYALYCGKHHPLFGRSGLTTADLLNENFVSFAADQIGDSLSALTWFRDKHGFAGRVVATSASVNEVRRLIYAGFGIGCLPEHVARDEVERGRMMRLPPDEGVADVDVLLLWVGDQKFRAAEQVFLDETREFAREYLGRL